The Achromobacter spanius genome includes the window ACGGGCCGGCGGTACGGCGGCACGGCAGTGATGTCCTCTCCGTCCAGCAGGATTTGCCCGGAGGTTGCGTCCTCAAAGCCCGCCAGCATGCGCAGCAAGGTGGATTTGCCGCTGCCGGAGCTTCCCAGCAGCGCAAAGATCTCGTTGCGCTTGACGGACAGGTTGACGGAACGCACGGCGACCACATCGCCAAAGATCTTGACCACATCGGACACCCGGACGAATTCGTCCGGGTCGGCCGTATGCGGCGCCGAGTAACGGCTATCGCTCATGATGACTTATCTTCCAGACTTCAGCTCGGACCACATCCGGTTTTGCAGGCGTTGAATGTTCAAGGGCAGCGCCTTGATCACATACAGGGTCTTGGAGACCTCCGCCGGCGGATAGATCATGGGGTTGTCGGCCACGTCCTTCACCACGTATTTCCGCGCCTCTTTGTTGGCGTTGGGATAGAACATGGTGTTGGTGATGGCGGCGTGCACCTGCGGCGTTTCGATGTAGTTGATGAACGCCAGGGCTTCCTCGGGATGCGGCGCATCCTTCGGAATGACCATCAGGTCGAACCACGCGGGCGCGCCGCCCTTCGGAATGAAGTAGTTCACTTCATACGACTTCTTGGCCTCTTGCGCGCGCTTGCGGGCGATCATCACGTCGCCCGAAAAACCGTAGACCATGCACAGGTCGCCCACGGCCAGCTCATCGATATAGCCCGACGAACTGAACTGGCGGATGTACGGGCGGATCTGCTTCAAGACATCCAGCGCGGCCTTGTAGTCGTCGGCGTTGGTGCTGTTGGGATCCTTGCCCAGGTACTTCAGCACGGCCGGGAACACCTGCGCAGCTTCGTCCAGCATCGAGATGCCGCACTCTTTCAGCTTGGCGGCATTCTCGGGCTTGAAGATCATGTCCCAGTTGGCCAGGTCTACGTTGTCGCCCATGATCTGCTTGACCTTGGTGACGTTGTAGCCCAGGCCGTTGGTGCCGTAGCCCCACGGAATGGCGTGCTCGTTGCCCGGGTCGACCGAGGCGACCAGCGCCATCAGTTCCGGGTCCAGGTACTTCCAGTTGGGAATCTTGGACTTGTCCAGCTTCTGGAACAGCCCGGCCTGGATCTGGCGCGAGGCGTAATGGGTGGAGGGGACAACAACGTCGTACCCCGACTTGCCGGCAAGCAGCTTGGCTTGCAGCGTGTCGTTGCTGTCATAGACGTCATAGCGGACCTTGATGCCGGTTTCCTTTTCGAAACCCGGAATCGTGTCCGGCGCCGTGTATTCGGCCCAGTTGTAGACGTTGACGACCTTGTCCTGCGCGACCGCCGACGATGCCGATGCCGCGACCAACACCGCGCCAAGCGCCCAGCGCATTCCCGCCCTTAGTTCCATTACAAGCCCCCTTGCCGTATGCCGTGTATGTCAGGACTACCAAAAGGCGAAATGATAAAGCCTTTTAGCGATGGCCTGCCCAACTTTAGCGGCGAATTGGCGCATTTGAAGGCTGATCGCGACGGCAACGCCCCTTTGCGGTGGTTCAGGGTTGGACGCCCACGCCCCAGGCGGTCCAGTAGCTGTCGCGCAGCTTCATCCAGAAGCGGTCGCCCTCGTCGCCCGCCACCTTGACGAGCGAGCGGCGCAACCGGTCCAGATTGCTCTGGCGCTGGCGTTCGGACAGCGCCCCC containing:
- a CDS encoding polyamine ABC transporter substrate-binding protein, producing the protein MELRAGMRWALGAVLVAASASSAVAQDKVVNVYNWAEYTAPDTIPGFEKETGIKVRYDVYDSNDTLQAKLLAGKSGYDVVVPSTHYASRQIQAGLFQKLDKSKIPNWKYLDPELMALVASVDPGNEHAIPWGYGTNGLGYNVTKVKQIMGDNVDLANWDMIFKPENAAKLKECGISMLDEAAQVFPAVLKYLGKDPNSTNADDYKAALDVLKQIRPYIRQFSSSGYIDELAVGDLCMVYGFSGDVMIARKRAQEAKKSYEVNYFIPKGGAPAWFDLMVIPKDAPHPEEALAFINYIETPQVHAAITNTMFYPNANKEARKYVVKDVADNPMIYPPAEVSKTLYVIKALPLNIQRLQNRMWSELKSGR